One Maribacter cobaltidurans genomic window carries:
- a CDS encoding class I fructose-bisphosphate aldolase produces MKTYENIVEQLGDKASFYLDHVSEKITKDELQLPDADFVSKVFANSNRNPQTLRSLAQLYGHGNLKDTGYLNILPVDQGVEHSAAFSFYKNPDYFDPENIIKLAIGAGCNGVASTFGALGLYARKYAHKIPFIVKLNHNELLSYPNTYDQNVFGKVKEAWDMGAVAIGATIYFGSKESNRQLKEIAETFAEAHSLGMATILWCYTRNDSFKTDKEDYHTAADLTGQANHLGVTIQADIIKQKLPTTNYGFKNLQFGKYDDAMYEGLTTEHPIDLCRLQVANCYMGKIGLINSGGGSKGASDLTEAITTAIVNKRAGGSGLILGRKAFQRPFKEGVELIHAVQGVYLEKRITVA; encoded by the coding sequence ATGAAAACATACGAAAATATAGTGGAACAATTAGGGGACAAAGCGTCCTTCTATTTGGACCACGTAAGCGAAAAAATTACCAAGGATGAACTACAACTGCCCGATGCTGATTTTGTCTCTAAAGTTTTTGCCAATAGTAATCGAAATCCACAAACGCTTCGGAGTCTTGCCCAATTGTACGGGCATGGCAATCTGAAGGATACTGGATATTTAAACATACTTCCCGTAGATCAAGGGGTCGAGCATAGTGCCGCTTTTTCGTTTTATAAGAATCCCGATTATTTTGATCCTGAGAATATTATAAAATTGGCCATTGGAGCTGGTTGTAATGGGGTAGCCTCAACTTTTGGGGCATTAGGTCTCTATGCCCGTAAATATGCCCATAAAATCCCCTTTATTGTCAAGTTAAACCACAATGAGTTATTGTCCTATCCCAATACATATGACCAAAACGTGTTCGGAAAGGTCAAGGAAGCTTGGGATATGGGCGCAGTTGCTATTGGGGCGACCATATATTTTGGATCTAAGGAAAGTAATCGACAGTTAAAAGAGATTGCGGAAACCTTTGCCGAGGCCCATAGCCTCGGTATGGCCACGATATTGTGGTGCTACACCCGTAACGACTCCTTCAAAACGGATAAGGAAGACTATCACACCGCTGCGGATTTAACAGGTCAGGCGAACCACCTAGGGGTAACCATACAGGCTGACATCATCAAACAAAAGTTACCCACCACAAATTATGGCTTTAAGAATCTGCAATTCGGAAAATATGACGATGCCATGTACGAGGGCTTAACAACAGAGCACCCCATTGACCTATGCCGGTTACAGGTCGCCAATTGCTATATGGGTAAAATTGGATTGATCAATTCCGGCGGGGGCTCCAAAGGAGCATCCGACTTGACCGAAGCCATTACAACCGCAATCGTAAACAAGCGCGCTGGGGGTTCTGGTCTTATTTTGGGAAGAAAAGCTTTTCAAAGACCTTTTAAGGAAGGGGTGGAATTGATACATGCGGTCCAGGGCGTTTACCTTGAGAAAAGAATCACAGTGGCATAA
- a CDS encoding dicarboxylate/amino acid:cation symporter has translation MLDTEIKSLKSLNHYLRKLVENRLWLKVIIALFLGVGAGLLLSPQNGWITKSTADVLGNWLALPGMLFLKLVQMIMIPLIVASIITGIASNDKDNLKRLGGGVLLYFISTTIISVTIGTVLALIFSPGKYLHQQAEVDHTNALADAAKSSELSFGINDIPNAITNLLPENPLASMVSGEMLSIVIFTIIIGVAVLSLTDDLLKPVKLLLGAIQEICMTVVKWAMLLVPVAVFGLMAQLTSSVGLNSLTGLGFYVLVVLMGLLILLGIYIMLVSILGQSNPFKFLRKITDVQLLAFSTTSSAAVMPLSLKTAEEELKVDGAISNFIIPIGTTVNMDGTALYQTITTLFIAQAYGLEMGLLNVIVVVVTIVAASIGTPAIPGGGVVILASVLSSAGIPAEGIIIIIGVERLLGMFRSAINVTGDLTACMVFDRFYGNKPGGTKVSDVKRTTEYSTV, from the coding sequence ATGCTCGATACGGAAATAAAATCATTAAAATCCCTAAACCACTACCTGCGTAAACTGGTAGAAAATAGGCTTTGGCTCAAGGTTATCATTGCCTTGTTCCTAGGTGTCGGGGCCGGCCTGTTGTTAAGCCCCCAAAACGGTTGGATCACCAAAAGTACGGCCGATGTTTTAGGGAATTGGCTGGCCTTGCCGGGAATGCTCTTCCTGAAACTGGTGCAGATGATCATGATTCCCTTGATCGTGGCTTCCATCATTACGGGTATCGCTAGTAACGATAAGGATAACTTGAAAAGGTTGGGTGGTGGCGTACTCTTATATTTCATATCGACAACAATTATATCGGTAACCATAGGCACCGTACTTGCACTGATCTTTTCCCCCGGAAAATATCTGCACCAACAGGCGGAAGTCGATCATACAAATGCATTGGCCGACGCTGCCAAAAGTTCGGAACTATCCTTTGGAATAAACGATATTCCGAATGCCATAACCAATTTACTGCCCGAAAACCCATTGGCCTCCATGGTAAGTGGCGAAATGTTGAGCATCGTCATTTTTACCATTATCATAGGGGTCGCCGTATTGTCGCTGACCGACGACCTGCTTAAACCTGTAAAATTGCTCTTAGGGGCCATACAGGAAATCTGTATGACGGTGGTCAAATGGGCCATGTTATTGGTTCCGGTCGCCGTATTCGGTCTAATGGCACAGCTTACGTCGAGCGTTGGCCTGAACTCCTTAACGGGTCTGGGATTTTATGTGCTCGTGGTACTGATGGGATTGCTCATATTGCTCGGCATTTACATCATGCTGGTCAGCATACTTGGCCAGAGCAACCCTTTTAAATTTTTGCGAAAGATCACGGATGTACAGCTTTTGGCGTTCTCAACAACAAGCTCTGCCGCGGTAATGCCCTTATCGCTGAAAACAGCGGAGGAAGAACTCAAAGTGGATGGGGCCATCAGTAATTTCATAATCCCCATCGGGACTACCGTGAATATGGACGGGACGGCCCTCTATCAGACCATAACGACCTTGTTCATAGCACAGGCCTATGGCCTTGAAATGGGCCTTCTCAATGTCATCGTTGTCGTAGTTACCATAGTCGCCGCTTCCATCGGCACCCCGGCCATACCGGGTGGTGGCGTGGTGATTTTGGCCTCTGTACTATCCAGTGCAGGAATTCCTGCCGAAGGAATCATCATCATCATCGGGGTCGAGCGCTTGCTCGGGATGTTCCGCTCTGCGATCAACGTTACCGGAGACCTAACGGCCTGCATGGTATTCGATAGGTTTTATGGAAATAAGCCAGGGGGAACCAAAGTGAGCGATGTAAAAAGGACTACCGAATATTCAACTGTTTAA
- a CDS encoding alpha-amylase family glycosyl hydrolase — protein sequence MIKSISKIDLSPKPGKAYWVNCHREWREEIIYFMMVDRFHDSNKRHSMNFDIRHAGFGNEEQLQKPFGGTIKGITDNIDYIKNLGCTAIWLSPVFENNPGSYHGYAIQNYMDVDKRWGTKEELEQLVDKAHGLDIRVFLDIVLHHSGDNWSYPFDYDYFYAGGQRFPLGGWRQKDRPLPVELADPEMYNRKGQIRNFDAYPETQEGDFFTLKTFRNDGSPASESLLDILVKIHCYWIRETDVDGFRLDAVKHMKGNDISRFCSNIREYAYTLGKRNFFLFGEIIGNDEMGNPYIGPKMLPKDRNVYYGLDSILDHPLHSVLAEVIKGNSSPNRLIQRYSDLQKNALSRGEYGEFLVTYIDDHDQVGMDFKHRFGHNAAPEQIVAGVGFLICALGAPCIYYGTEQGFEGNGMDDRYIREGMFDPDDKETNVLNQDSWIFKRISVLAHLRQKEAILKFGRMYFRETSKNGLDFQFPDCEECLLAFSRILHQGEILVVYNSSPKDTKEEYIAVDTNINEEGILMECLYGNKKNIKIEKNTDKEADRLFIKVKLKPMEFLMFKNNSFKF from the coding sequence ATGATAAAATCAATTAGCAAAATAGATCTTTCCCCGAAACCGGGCAAGGCGTACTGGGTAAACTGTCACAGGGAATGGCGGGAGGAGATCATTTATTTTATGATGGTCGACCGGTTTCATGATAGCAATAAACGGCATTCGATGAATTTCGATATCCGGCATGCCGGTTTCGGGAACGAAGAACAGCTGCAAAAGCCTTTTGGGGGCACCATCAAAGGCATCACAGACAATATCGATTACATCAAAAATTTGGGCTGTACGGCTATCTGGTTAAGTCCCGTGTTTGAAAATAACCCAGGATCCTACCATGGCTATGCCATCCAGAACTATATGGACGTGGACAAACGCTGGGGCACCAAGGAAGAACTGGAACAATTGGTGGACAAGGCACACGGGCTTGATATAAGGGTCTTTTTGGATATCGTTCTGCACCATTCAGGCGATAATTGGTCCTATCCTTTTGATTATGATTATTTCTATGCTGGTGGCCAACGGTTTCCACTAGGAGGTTGGCGCCAGAAGGACAGGCCGCTTCCAGTCGAACTGGCAGACCCCGAAATGTATAACCGAAAAGGGCAGATCAGGAATTTCGATGCGTATCCCGAGACCCAGGAAGGCGACTTCTTTACCTTAAAAACATTTAGGAACGATGGTTCTCCCGCCAGCGAAAGTTTACTGGATATATTGGTCAAGATACACTGTTATTGGATACGCGAGACGGATGTGGACGGTTTTCGTTTGGATGCCGTCAAACACATGAAAGGAAACGACATTAGCCGTTTTTGTTCCAACATAAGGGAATATGCCTACACCTTGGGCAAAAGAAACTTTTTCCTGTTTGGCGAAATTATCGGTAATGATGAGATGGGCAATCCCTATATAGGCCCCAAAATGCTGCCGAAGGACCGGAATGTATATTACGGGCTAGATTCCATTTTAGATCATCCGTTGCATAGTGTTTTGGCAGAAGTGATAAAGGGTAATTCATCCCCGAACCGATTGATACAACGGTATTCGGATTTGCAAAAGAATGCCCTAAGCCGAGGCGAATATGGGGAATTCCTGGTAACCTATATCGATGATCACGATCAGGTGGGGATGGACTTTAAGCACCGCTTTGGCCATAATGCCGCTCCCGAGCAAATTGTTGCGGGCGTGGGCTTTCTTATTTGTGCCCTTGGCGCTCCATGTATTTATTACGGTACTGAACAAGGATTTGAGGGCAACGGAATGGATGACCGATATATTAGGGAAGGAATGTTCGATCCTGATGATAAGGAGACGAACGTATTGAACCAAGATTCATGGATATTCAAGAGAATTTCGGTCTTGGCACATCTTAGACAAAAGGAAGCCATTCTAAAGTTCGGTCGAATGTATTTCAGGGAAACTTCAAAAAACGGACTTGATTTTCAGTTTCCCGATTGTGAGGAATGTCTTTTGGCATTTTCAAGAATCCTGCATCAGGGCGAAATTCTCGTAGTCTATAATTCTTCCCCAAAGGATACCAAAGAAGAATATATAGCGGTCGATACCAATATCAATGAAGAGGGTATACTTATGGAATGCCTCTATGGTAACAAGAAAAATATCAAGATAGAAAAAAATACAGATAAAGAAGCTGACCGCCTTTTCATCAAGGTAAAGCTAAAACCCATGGAGTTTTTGATGTTCAAGAACAATTCATTCAAATTTTAA